The nucleotide window TTATTTCTGTTATGAGTATTGATGAAGAAGGAAATAAAAGTGATAATTCAAATTATGGTAAGACAAAAGTCGATATTGCAGCACCTGGAACCTTTATTTACAGCACAGTTCCAGAAAAATATAAATACATCAGTGGCACATCTATGGCTACAGGATATGTTTCCGCTGTGGCAGCATTAGCCTTAAGTGTAAATCCTACACTTACAGCATCTGAATTAAAAAATTTAATCCTTGATAATGCAAAACCATTAAGTTCTTTGACAGATTTAAATACTACAGGTGGAATGTTAGACGCAGGTAATGTTGTTGAAGCTGCCGCTAGAGAAAAATCTGAAAAACTACAAAATAATGAACTTTTCAATTATGAAGATATTGATGTACATTATTCTGGTTATATAAATGGTAAAAAAACATCTTCTAAAACAAATGGAGAAATTATAGGTACAGTAGGAGAATCTACACCTTTAGAAGCTGTAAAAATTTCATTAGATCCTGATATAAAAGATGTATCTATAGAATATAGGATATACAATAAAGGTATCGGTTGGAGTTCTTGGATTAAAAATAATAAAATAGCAGGTATAAAAAATAAAAGTAAACAAGCTGAGGCCATAGAAATACGTCTTACAGGTAAAAATGCTAATAAATATTCGGTAAAATATCAGGGTCATATACAGAACTATGGTTGGATTCCTTGGGTTAAAGATGGAGAACAATGTGGAGACATTGATAATGACTTACGATTAGAAGCTTTGAAAATTAAAGTAGTTCCTAAAATTCCCCCTAATATTATATATGAAAGTCATATACAGAATTTAGGATGGATTGATCCCGTAAAAAATGGGCTAATCTCTGGTACAACAGGTCAAAGTTTACGACTTGAAGCTATAAAAATTAAACTTGAAAATAATGCTGGTTATGATAATGACTTAGGTATTGAATATAGAGTTCATAGTGAAAATATAGGCTGGGGCCCTTGGGTTAAAAACGATGAAATAGCAGGAACAACTGGTCAATCTCTTAGAGGTGAAGCCATAGAAATTCGTCTTACAGGCAAAGATGCTGATGATTATACTGTAAAATACCAGGGTCATATGCAAGATATAGGCTGGGGATCCTGGGTTAGCGATGGTGAATTATGTGGTACTGTAGGTGAATCAAGAAGATTAGAAGCAGTAAAAATTAGCATATCACTAAAATAAAGCAAACTACATGTTGGAGTTATCGTAGTAACGAATGAATTTTCGTTAGCGATAACTCCTTTTATCATTGCACAAATCAAGGATTTCATCTATACTTGCTTTCTCTCAATTTTGTAAAAAGCTGCTACCCCCTGAACTATTCCTTTATTATATTCTAAGAGTATTCATTTTATGTCCAGGTGCAAAGTTAATCTCATCATTTGGTGGTCTTAATACACTATATGTTTCCTTATATCTTCCATTCATCTTAAAAGTTTCTTCATTTTCATATTTTAATAACTTATCACTCCAAGGATCCAAATTAAAATAAGAAAAAAAAGGAGATGCATTGTCTAAAATGGGATATAAAGCTGTCAATCCTGGTGGTGGAACAAGTTCCACTGAATTGATATTACAACTTCTAGTATCTTTATCACTATTAAAAGTTTTAAAAACTTCTGTATATTCATCATCACAGAGATCAATTAACGACCCACAATATGGACAATAAAAAGAAGTACATTTTGATTTCATATACTCACTTCCTTACTAATTATATTCTAAAATATGCATAATGATATAAAAAAATTCTTAAATGACATTTATAATTTAATTTTTTTATACAACTATAATAATGATTCTAAAGCTCTCTATTGTAATTATTGACACATTCCATTTTTTGATATATGCTTACAATATAATCTAAATTTAGACAAATTATTTAAAAATGTACAGGGGGGAAATGTTTATGAATAAAAGTAAAATTGCTAGTATTTTCTTAGCAACATCTATATTTACTACAACTATAATAGGAAATTATCATGTTTTTGCTTCCGATCAATTATTCACTGAAAATTTCCAATCAGGAAGTAAAAATTGGAAGGAAAGTAAAGGAAAATGGTCAATAGTAAACTATAACAATAGCAAAGCTTATTATCAATCATCTACAAATGTAGAAGCAGCGAGCAAAGCAGGAAAAACAACCTGGACAAATTATTCTGTTGAATCAGAAGTTACTATAGAGGACTTTAACGGTTCTAAAAGAGTTATGCTTTGTGGAAGATATACCGATAAGAATAACTATTATTCTATTTCTTTATATAATAAAGATGGTGGAACACTAGAAATTAGATCAAAAGCCAAAGGTAAATCCAAGACATTAAAGAAAGCTAAAATTTCTATAAAGGAAAATACCACCTACAAAGTGAAATTAGAATTAAACGGTAATACTTTAAAAGCATATCTAGATGGTAAATTAATTACAACAGCTAATGATAAATCTTTATCTAAAGGTGCTATAGGTATAGTCACTTCTAAAGCATCTGCTAAATTTGATAATATAGTTGTATCTTCAATAGATAAAACATCTTCAGACAGTAATACAAATACTGATTTAAACACCAATACTACAAATGACAATTCAAGCAATAATAATTCTAGCTCTAATAGCGATTCAAATAATACTACAAATGATACTACAAGTAGTGGAACTTATGGAAAAGATACTGGTGCTACAACTAATGGTACTGTAATTACGGTTGAATCTAATGGAACAACCCTTGAAAAAGCTGTTTCATCAGCTAAATCAGGAGATACAATTTTAATTAAAGGAACTATTAAATCTAGTTCAATAACCTTAAAAGATAACATAACTATAAAAGGTGAATCAGGAGCTAAAATTGATTTTTCAAATACTTCAAATGGTGGCAGAGGTATAACTATAACAGGTAAAAATAACACTATAAAAGATTTAGAAATTTATAATGCTAAAGATAATGCTATCTATGTTAATGGTGGAGACTACAATAGATTTGAAAACTTAAACATACATAATAATGCTGATACAGGATTACAAATTTCTAACGGTGCATCTTATAACTATATTTATAATTGTTACTCACATCACAATGTAGATTCAAAAGGAGAAAATCCTGATGGATTTGCTGTAAAACTTCATTCTGGTGAAGGTAATGTCTTTGAAAAATGTAAAGCCGAATATAATGTTGATGATGGATGGGATTTTTATGCTGCTCATGGAGCTGTAACATTAGTAAATTGTGAATCAAACTACAATGGTGAAGTAAATGGTGTAAAAGGTGATGGTAATGGATTTAAGCTTGGTGGCGTAGATAATAAAGAATCTGGTAAAGCTGCTCACCTTGATCCATTAAATCATGTATTAATAAATTGTTCTGCAAAAGGAAATAAAAAGAATGGATTTGATAGAAATAATCAAAGTGGTATAGTTACAATGAAAAACTGCATTGCTGACGGCAATGAAGGTAAAAACTACAACTGGCCTTTAAAAGGAAAACCATCTGCTTTAGGTTATGAAGTGACTTTTGGTAAAGCAATAATTGATAGCTGCACTTCTAAAAACGGAAGTAATAATATAAGTGGAGCTACTTTACAAGGAAATTGTCAAGGTTTTTAAATATTAGGAAAAGCCATTACATAAAAATAAATTCTTTCAATTATTTATTAAACTTATAATATATGTATACAAAGAGGCTGTCGCAATAACTTTTGTATCTATGGTAAATATGAAAATACTTTGCTGTCCACAGGACTATAATAAAATTACTCCTAAAGAGGAATTTTATTATAGTCCTGTGCCTTGTGCCCTATTACTTGTGCACTATTAAACATAAATTTATATATTTTTACTATTCATTATCTTTCCACCTAGTAACGATAATTTCTCCATCACTTTTAATTCGATTTTGTTTATGTAGAACTTTTATTATAGCAATTCCGAAAGTCACCACTAAAGTTGGGATAGCACTTTGGAAAATGACTATCTCTCCAACATTAACATAATTAAATCCTATAAACGGAATCCATAGTATTATAAAATCTATAATAAAATCTCTTAATATGCATAAAAAATCTTTATGATTCAACTTTTTTAATGATATTATAAATCCCTCTATATAGTATATTAAAATAATAAGTGATAAAATTAAGTAGAAAATAAGAAAAGGTTTAAACCAAGGAGTTTTGATTTTAAAATAACTAAATGCAAATATTAAAAATAAAGCTGAACATATTAAAAATATTGTTTCTATTATAGAGAAAATTACTTTAGTTTTATCCATTAAAATAACCACCTCTTATATATATTTTACATATATTATATCATATATTAATTACTTTTTTATTATAATTTATCTTAATTTAAAAAAATATCCATATAAAGGAGAGCATTATCTATGAGAATTATTATTGATAGATTTGAAGACGATATGGCAATTTGTGAAAAAGAAGATCGTAGCACAATAGAAATAGAAAAAAACAAAATACCTATCGGTGCTAAAGAAGGAACAATTCTTATTGTACATAATGATAAAATAGTTATTGATAAAAAATCTACTGATAATAAAAAATATAAAATTGAATCTCTTTTGAAGGATTTATTTAGTTAAAACTTTCACTATACACTAAAAAAGGGTTCTCGCTCACGAAATTTAATCGTTATTGCGACAACACCTTATAAAGTTAGAAGCCTTTTTTCTTAGCCTCTATACCACTTTCATTTAAGGCTGGTTCTTGGATTGTATGAACTATCTGATTCTTAGAATACTGATTTTTTGTTTTGTGTCCATTAGTTAAATAATTTTCTTTAGAATATATTCTTTCATTTTTTGAATCCATGGATATCCCTCCTCTTAGTGGTAACAATAATTTTTCAATAGTAAAAACTAATGCAAATTTATTTTATCCAAATTCCTTTAATATATTCTATTTCAGACTTTCTAAATATTGATTTAATTTGAATTTTTTACTATTTATTGGTATTATTGTTGTATTGAATTCAATATTAAGGAGGATATTATAAAATGAAAAAGAAAATACTTGTTCCTGTAATTGTTTTAACTCTCTCAATTTCAATAACCATATTATTATGTAATATACTAAAGAAAACTACAGATGACAGTGGCATAATTATCTCTAAAAAAAATATTTCAGTAAATTGTGAAAACGTTAAGATTAAAAATTTAAAAGATGAGATGTTCATGCCTTTATTTTTTAAAAATAATTCAGTTGTTGGTAAAGTTCAATCTACTCTTACAGACTATAATACAAATGATTTTGAAAAATCCTATCCATGTAATGGTTGCAAATCTACTCTCTATTCACTAGATAATAAAAATACTATTAATGAAACTACCCTAACTACCTCCAATGGTATATCGTCTATAGGCTCTAAAAATAAACTTGTACGACAATCTGAAGACGGCAAAATTCATTATATTAATTATGATAAATCTGATAAAGAAATAACTCTAGACAATTATATAGAGCCATACAATGGAGATTTAAATAATTCTACTATAGCATTTTTAGATGGAAATGATAATTATCTTGTAACCTATACTTACTCTACAGATGAAAATCTATATACCACCATAAAAATATATGATATCAATGAAAAAAAACTTTATACTAGTGATAATTTAGAATATTCAATATATAATATATTCTTCATTAAAGAAATAAATTCTATAATGGCAATAGATAATTCTGGTCAATTATATAAAATAACATTATCTGATAACAAAATTAATATAGAAAAAAACGAAAAACTTACTCTTGATTCGCTAGAAAATAATATAGGATATAATTCTGTTAAAGTAATAAATGATAGTGAGATTCTTATATTAAATAGAAATTCAAATATAAATATCAATAATATAATAACTAAGTATAACTTTAAAACTAAAAAAACTACACCTCTTCTAAATATAAATGAAATAGAAGAATCTATTTGGGTTGCAGATATAAATGCTGATGGTTCACTAATAGTTCTAGAAAAAGGTATCAATAATGTAGAAAAAGGTCTTGTCGTAAATCAAATGTATCTTGCTAAAATTAAAAATGATTCTTTAGATGTATTTTACAAAAACCCTATAGATAATAATACCTTTAATTCTTACAGCATAGATGATAATGGAACATCAATTTTCGTAACTACTACCTCTTGGGATAATAAAGATCATAGTAATACATATAGTTATGAAAAATACTCAATTAAATAGGATAAAATTTTTCTACATTTTTTGTAAATAATGTTACATTTTATTACAAAATGTGATAAAATAGTTATAAGATATTTTATTGTACGATTGAAAGATAAATAGTAATATTATGTTATTAAAAGTGAGGGAAATATTATGGAAAACATAACCATTAGACCAGCTAATGAAAAAGACTATACTTACATAAGTAAGATAAAAAAATTTGAAAATAATATGGAGAACATAATTGTTGAACCTGAAGATAGACAAGACTCCACTGTTAGAAAAAAAGGACGAAATATAATAAAAACCGATTATTGGTATATTGCCGAGGTTAATGATATTACCATTGGTGCTGCTTTATTAAACAGATATAGTACTAAAAGACATCAACATGTTGCTACAGTTGAAATAACTGTAGATAAAGCATACCATGATAAAGGCATAGAAGATAAACTTATGAAAGAAATTCTTCTTTTAGCTGATAAAATTTTGAAACTTAAACGTTTAGAAGTATTTATTTCTGCAGATGATACAGAATATATAAATTTCTATAAAAAGTATGATTTCTTAATAGAAGGCTTAAAAAAGTATTCTATATCTAAAAATGATACTTTAGTTGATGAATTCATGATGTCAAGAATACAATATTCAAATATTTAAAAACGGAGTCTGTTGCACAACAATTAACCTTGTGCTTCAGGTTCTATTTTTTATATAAATATTCATTGACGTTATATACCATTCGGTATATACTATTAGTATAGGAAATATATGGAGGTAACGATGGATAATAAAACTTCAATCATTGAATGTGCTATAAAATTATTTGCCTCTAAAGGCTATGATGCAGTTAGTGTTCAAGAAATTACTAATGCAGCTAATATAACTAAACCAACATTATACTACTACTTTGGAAGTAAAGAAGGATTATTACAAGAAATCATCAAAGTAAAATTTGAAAATATGAAATCCAAAGTATATGACATAAAATACAATAGAGATGTTCCACTATCACTATATAAATTTATTAAAGAATATTTCTATTATGCAAAGCAAGACATCTATTTTTGCAAAATGAAACTTTCTATGATGTATAGTTTTACTGAGAATAACTACTACTATATTATAGAAAACATGGTAAGAGAAGAAGCCTCTATTTTAGAAAACTTTTTTATTTCTGCTGCCGAAGATAACGGCAATATGAAAGGACGTCATAAAGAATATGCTGCTTCATTATTAGGAATGATTAATTCATATGTTGGACTGTTCTTTGCTAATTCAATTGATCTCACTGAAGATCTAGCATTTAAAGTATCACATCAGTTTATGCATGGAATATTCTCATAGAAAATATCACAAGAATAAAAATTAATAAACAATTTTTTGCATATAATATACCAATCGGTATATTAACCTTTAATACTTATTAAAACTATAGGAGGAGTTATTTATGTTAAATTCTTTTAAGGAAGCTGTTTTTTATCATTTATATCCTTTAGGCTTTTGTGGTGCTATGGAAAAAAATAATATTTCTGATCCTGTAATCAATAGATTAGATAAAATAAATGATAACTGGATAAATCATATCTACAATATGGGGTTTACTGCTATATATTTTGGTCCATTATTTCAATCAACTTATCATGGTTATGATACTATTGACTACTTTAATATCGATAGACGATTAGGGGATAATAACACCTTTAAAAATCTTGTACAAAAATTACACGATAAAGGAATAAAAGTAGTCGTTGATGGTGTTTTTAATCATGTTGGAAGAGATTTTTGGGCTTTCAAAGATGTAAAAGAGAAAAAACATGACTCCTCTTTTATAAGTTGGTTTAATATAGATTTTAATGGTAACAGTAATTATAATGATGGTTTCTACTATGAAGGATGGGAAGGAAACTATGACTTAGTAAAATTAAATTTAAATAATCCTGATGTTAAAAACCATATATTTAGTGCTATAGAATATTGGATTAACGAACTAAACATCGATGGTATTAGACTAGATGTAGCCTATTGTATTGATATAAACTTTCTTAAAGATTTAAGAGTACACTGCAAGTCTTTAAAAGAAGACTTATGGCTTATGGGAGAAATGATTCACGGTGATTATAATTATATTGCTAATAAAGATACTTTAGATTCTGCTACAAATTATGAATGCTTTAAAGGTATTTACTCTAGTCATAATGATAAAAATTACTTTGAAATAGCATACTCATTAAAAAGACAGTTTGGTGATGGAGGAATTTATAAGGATTTAGACCTTTATAATTTTCTAGATAATCATGATGTAAATAGAATTTATACTAACTTGAAAGATAAAAGACAAATTAAAAATGTATATATGCTTCTTATGACAATGCCAGGAATTCCTTCTGTTTATTATGGAAGTGAGTGGGGAATACCTGGTGATAGATCTAAGACAGATTTAGAACTTCGTCCTGAACTATCTCTTGAAGAACAAAGGAAAAAAATTGATGCTGTAGACTTAGAAAATACAATAAGAGAATATATCCATATAAGACGTAATTGTAAAGCTTTAACCTATGGATATTATAAAGAACTTTTAGTACAAAATGAACAATTTATATATAGTAGAATATATAATACTGACTTTGCTATAACTGCTCTAAATCTCAGTGATCATGACTATGAAATAGAATTTAATACTCCAATAAAAACTGAAAAACTATTTGATCTTACAAATAAAAATGAAGAACTTTTAGTAAGTTCCAACAAAATGAAACTAGTGTTATCTCCTTTTTCTGGTAAGATTTTAGCTACAGCGCCAATAAACTCTTCTACCTTAATTGAACCTAATGTAAAAGAAAAAGTAGATGAAATTCCTAAACCAAGATCAATAAATGAACTTCAAAACGACTTTGAGAAAGGTAGAAGTGCCGCAAAACGAGAAATAGCTATAAAACTTTTTAGTATGGGTATCCTAAAAACAGTTATTTCAGAAGCCCTCGAACTTTCACCTGAAGAGCTAGAAAACCTTTTAAATTAAAAAAATCAAGAATATAATATCTAAAGTCATAGGTCTGAAGCACAATAATTTAACATTGTGCTTCAGACCTTTTTTAATAGCTAATAATTAATATCTAGAAGTACAATTTGTAATACTTTTGTACCATTTTATTAAATAATACTAAATTTATAGTAGTTAGTATCTTTTTAATGTATTATAATAAATTAGATAAACTATTAGGGAGAACTGTCATCTTATGAATAATACTACAATATCTTTTTTAATATTTACTATAATAATTGGGATTTCATTTCTATTATTTGGCTATAATATGAAAAAAAATAACGAAGGAAATCTTATTATATACTTTAATGAAAGAAAACATAATAGAGAAAAAGTATCTACTATAGTTGGAAATATGTTTATCAAAATGGGACTCTCTATATTAATTATTGGATTAATTACTTTATTCTTTAAAAATTCAATTATTAAGTATAGTGTCTCAATACAATGTGGTATAGCTATTATTGGAACTATAAAATCAACTATTGACATAGATACAAAATGTAGATTATAACTTAAATATTAAAATTTCGACATTTTTGAACTTGACATACAAAAATTGTCAAATTATAATTTAATTTAAGAGGTATTTATCTTAATATATTAAATACTATAAAATGAAAGGGATTTATTGTATGGGTAAGAAAAAATCTAAATCTAACATATTAAAAAATTTTTTTAGAGGAATTTTTATTTTATTAATAGTCTCAATTGGTGTAACTGCTTCTGCGGGGACTTGGTTCTATTCGAGCTTATCATCTTTAAATAAAGGTTCCAAGAGTAAATCAACAAAAGAAGTTGACATAAGTGAACCTGTAAATATTCTATTTTATGGTATGGATAACGTTCCTGGATCTGGCGCTAGTAGAACCGATACTATTATGGTAGTCCATTATGATCCTGAAACTAAACATACTACAATGGTATCTCTCCCAAGAGATACTCGAATTCCAAAAGATGTATATAAACCTAAAGTAATTGGTAAAACTGCAAAATTGACAGAAGTTCATTATGATTCACAATTAAATAGTGATATTGATACTGCTAGAGATGATTTAATTAACACTGTTGAAGAGTTTTTTGGAATAGATAATATCAATTATTATGTATCTGTAGACTACGAAGGATTTTCATCAATTATAGACGTTTTAGGCGGTATTGATATTGTGCCTATTTATAATATGAAATACTATGATCCTGTTGATGGACTTAAAATAGATTTTGATAAAGATGTAGAATATCATTTAGATGGTGAAGATGCTCTAAAATTTGTAAGATGGAGAAAAAACAATCAAGGTTCTTCCAGTGAAACTGATGGAAGTGATTTAGGAAGAATAGAAAATCAACGTTACTTTATTAATTGTCTTATGAAGCAACTTACATCAGCATCTGGACTTGTTAAAATTCCTTCTTTAGTAACTGAAACTACTAAATATATAAATACAGATCTTGATGCAGATAAAATAATAGCCTATGCAAAAGCAGTATTAAAAGCTGGTGAAGATAATTTAACATCGGCAACATTAGAAGGTACTACTGAAACAATAGATGGTTTTGATTACTTTGTATATGACGCAAGTAAAAATAGAGAAATTATCGGTATATTAAATAATAAAGTCATAGAAGATAGAAGTAACTTAACAGTCAATATAATTAATTCTAGTGGTATAAATGGTTTAGCTGGAAACTTAAAAACTAAGCTATCAGATAATTTTGGATATTCTTCAGAAACTATAAACACAACAACTGGAGACTCCTTAGTAACTGAAAGTTATGTTATAGTTAATAGTGCCACTTCAATTAATGATATAAATTCTCTAGGTGAAGAAATTGGTATAAGCAATATTAGTCAAGAAGCTACTGAAAATGATATTGATATTACTATTGTAATTGGACAAGATTTTGAATATGACTCAACAGAAAACTAATTAACATCTAAAAAAGAGCTGCTGCACAAGAGTGTGGCAGCTTTTTTTAGTAAGTTTGATAGAGCAGAATCAGGGCACAAGTATGATGGCACAAGGCACAGGGGATTAGTATCTGTTCTAGTTAAGTAGTGGTAGAACTGTATCTCTCCCATAAAATACACTAGCTATCCGCAGGATTATAATATTTTTCCTTTAGGGGAAAATTAATCTTAACTATTCACTAGAATACCTTACTTGTTCCCTGTGCCTTCTAAACTGTGCCATAATAAAAGGAACTATCGCTCACAAATTTTCATTTGTTAATGAGATAGTCCCTTTTATTTATTCATATTTTTTGATATTTTTATCATGCTTATAGAAAAACTAATTGCTCCCATCACGATATAAATATCTTTTAAATCGATTATAAATCTAGAAAATAACTCTATATAATCTAAACTTGTTCCCCAGAAAATTTTATCTAAAACAGAATCTATTATTCCTGCTAATAAAAGAATATAGAAAATTTCCATATAAATATTAGTAAGCGAATTCTTTTTCATATATAAATATATATATAATCCTATTACACTACAAATCACACCAATAATTATATAAACATATACAGGGATATTAATTCTTAATAAAACATTCAGTGGAGAAATATCTTCATTGAAATTAGGCCTAAAGCCTATTAAAGGATTTTTTATAACATCATAAAAGAAATTATTATAAATAATAACTTTAATAGTCTGATCCAGCACTATCAAAAATCCTAATATAAATAACTCCTTAAATTTTTTCATCACACATAATCCTTACTAAAGCTAATTTTATATTTTTCATAATGACCCCCAAATCTTTATATCTAATTTAGTATATCATAGGCAAACTAATTAATACAGAATTAAAGAACTATTATAGTATTTCCATATATCCTATCTTTATGATTCTTTTATTTATATCATATGATGTATATTTATGTCAATTCACAAGTGGTTTTGATATAACCTGTAAAACATCAATTTAATATATAAAACTTTTATGAAAAATATTTAGTTTCTACTATAATACAAATAATTTTTATAAAAAATATTACATTAATTTTCTTAATAAATATCCATATTTTACAAAAACTTTTCGACATTACCATAAAAGTATAATTTATTCGTTAATTTAGTGCTATAATGATATTAAAAGGTAATTTTACCATATTATTATTTTATACGGACTTATTATTATATTTATATTTTTGAGGAGGGCACATTAGTGAAATCATTAAAAAAGGCTTTAAGTGCTGTATTAGTTTATCTTACAGTATTTAATCTAACCCCTATTACCGCAATGGCATCAGAAGACTTGCCAAAATACCTAGATGTAAAAAACGATATCTTAAATGATGTAATAACATATAAAGATAAAGCATTTGTTACTTATAGTAAAGAAGTTAAAAATCCTAACTATAATGGTACATATAATAACGAAATCGTTATTAAAGACAATATTGCCTTACTTTCTAATGGTTCATTAGAAAATATTAATGGTATTGATGCTGATAAAATTGGTTTATTCTCTATTACTGATGTTAATGAAAACAAAATAAACTTTATGCATCAAATCTATAACGATGATAGTAAAAATGGTATAAAAACAGAATATTATAAATACGATATGGAAACAAACAAACTAAAAAAATTGAAAGCAGAATCAGAAAATGCAAATTTAGGTACAGAACTACTATCAAAAGTAAACAAAAAATTCAATACTAATTATGGATCTGATTATACAACTAGAGAATATGAGTCCAACGTATATAACAATGGAAATTGTGTTGGTAAAAAATTTATGCTGGAAGTTACAAATGTAAAAAATAATTCTACAGTTATATTTCAAGGAATTTATAACGATGATTTTCAATACATCTCTCAAACTTCTAGTCTTAATATAGAATTTGATAAAAATGGATCCATGATAATAAAAGAATTATCTGATGATAATGATTTAAAGATACTAAAATATAAAAATAATAAATTAGTAAATAAAGCTACTCTAACAGGAGACGAAAATTCTATGCTATGGGATTCTTTTGTAGATGGAGATAGCGTGTATTTATGGAAATATGATGTGAATACTTCATTAGAATTAGTTAGATATATCCTTAAAGATGGAAAATATGTATATTCTGATAGCTATGGAAGTAATGTTATTGACATAACTAAAGATAACAAAGGTAACCTTTGGGCTCTAAGAAAAGAGAATGCTAAAGTTTTTGTATCAGAGATAGATGATGGTACTTTTACTTATAGATATCAAGTAAGTCCTATTATGACTTCATTATCTATTTATGATAGAGATAACTTTGTAGTATCAGGCTTAGGAGGTTATACTCAAGTTA belongs to Clostridium bornimense and includes:
- a CDS encoding signal peptidase II — encoded protein: MKKFKELFILGFLIVLDQTIKVIIYNNFFYDVIKNPLIGFRPNFNEDISPLNVLLRINIPVYVYIIIGVICSVIGLYIYLYMKKNSLTNIYMEIFYILLLAGIIDSVLDKIFWGTSLDYIELFSRFIIDLKDIYIVMGAISFSISMIKISKNMNK
- a CDS encoding LCP family protein, translated to MGKKKSKSNILKNFFRGIFILLIVSIGVTASAGTWFYSSLSSLNKGSKSKSTKEVDISEPVNILFYGMDNVPGSGASRTDTIMVVHYDPETKHTTMVSLPRDTRIPKDVYKPKVIGKTAKLTEVHYDSQLNSDIDTARDDLINTVEEFFGIDNINYYVSVDYEGFSSIIDVLGGIDIVPIYNMKYYDPVDGLKIDFDKDVEYHLDGEDALKFVRWRKNNQGSSSETDGSDLGRIENQRYFINCLMKQLTSASGLVKIPSLVTETTKYINTDLDADKIIAYAKAVLKAGEDNLTSATLEGTTETIDGFDYFVYDASKNREIIGILNNKVIEDRSNLTVNIINSSGINGLAGNLKTKLSDNFGYSSETINTTTGDSLVTESYVIVNSATSINDINSLGEEIGISNISQEATENDIDITIVIGQDFEYDSTEN